In the genome of Paraburkholderia azotifigens, the window TCTGACGGTGGCGAGCGCGATCATCGCCGAAGCAAGCCTGTCCTTCCTCGGACTCGGGCAATTGCCGCCCGCGCCGTCGTGGGGATCGATGCTCAACACCGCCAAGGACTTCGTGAGCCAGGCGCCGTGGATGTCGATCTTTCCCGGCATCGCGATCTTCCTGGCCGTGCTCGGCTTCAACCTGCTCGGCGACGGTCTGCGTGACGCGCTCGACCCGCGCGAGTCCTGATTTTTTCCATGACCGTGCCGCGATGGCATCGTCGATCATCAGAGTGACAACATGACAAGCTTCAACTGGCAGAACCCTTATCCGACGCTGCGCATGCCCGTGTTCGCGCGCAACGTCGTGTCGACGTCGCAGCCGCTCGCCGCGCAGGCCGGGCTGCGCATGCTGTGGAAGGGCGGCAATGCAATCGACGCCGCGATCGCCGCGGCCGCCGCCATCACCGTCGTCGAGCCGGTGTCGAACGGTCTGGGCAGCGATGCATTCGCGCTCGTGTGGGACGGCGAGAAACTGCACGGACTGAATGCGTCAGGGGTCGCGCCCGCCGCATGGAACGTCGACTACTTCAAGCGCAAATACGGCGAGAACAACGGTGTCGCGAGCCAGCCCGTGCGCGGCTGGGACACGGTGACGGTGCCGGGCGTGATCGCGGGCTGGGAAGCGCTGCACAAGAAGTTCGGCTCGCTGCCGTTCGCGGACCTGATGGAGCCCGCAATCGACATCGCCGAACGGGGTCACGCCGTGGCGAGCATCGTTGCGCGCAAGTGGGCGGCTGCCGTGCCTGAGCTGAAGAACCAGCCGGGTTTCGCCGATGCGTTCATGCCGCACGGCCGTGCGCCCGAAGTCAGCGAGCTGATCCGGATGCCGGGCCACGCGAAGACCCTGCGGTTGCTCGCGGAAAAAGGTCCGCGCGCGTACTACGAAGGCGAGATCGCCGAGCGGATCGCGGCGTTCTCGCGCGAATGCGGCGGCGCGATGACGCTCGACGATCTGCGCAACTATCGGCCCGACTGGGTCGAGCCGATCGGCAAAGATTATCGCGGCTACACCGTGCATGAGATTCCGCCGAACGGACAGGGCATCGCCGCGCTGATCGCGCTCGGCATTCTCGAACAGTTCGACGTGGCTTCGCTGAAGCTCGACGGGATCGAATCGCAGCACTTGCAGATCGAAGCGATGAAGCTCGCGTTCGCGGATGTCTACCGCTATGTCGCCGATCCGCGTTCGATGGAAGTGACGCCCGAGCAGATGCTCGACGATGCGTACCTGAAATCGCGCGCGAAGCTGATCGACCCGAAGCGCGCGACGCAATTCGGCTTCGGCATGCCGAAGGCGGGCGGCACGATCTACCTGTCGGCAGCCGACGAGCGCGGCATGATGGTCAGCTTCATCCAGTCCAACTACATGGGCTTCGGCTCGGGCTGCGTGGTGCCCGAGATGGGCATTTCGCTGCAAAACCGCGGCTGCGGTTTTTCGATGGATCCGAAGTCGCCGAACGTCGTCGCGGGCGGCAAGCGCCCATTCCACACGATCATC includes:
- a CDS encoding gamma-glutamyltransferase family protein, with the protein product MTSFNWQNPYPTLRMPVFARNVVSTSQPLAAQAGLRMLWKGGNAIDAAIAAAAAITVVEPVSNGLGSDAFALVWDGEKLHGLNASGVAPAAWNVDYFKRKYGENNGVASQPVRGWDTVTVPGVIAGWEALHKKFGSLPFADLMEPAIDIAERGHAVASIVARKWAAAVPELKNQPGFADAFMPHGRAPEVSELIRMPGHAKTLRLLAEKGPRAYYEGEIAERIAAFSRECGGAMTLDDLRNYRPDWVEPIGKDYRGYTVHEIPPNGQGIAALIALGILEQFDVASLKLDGIESQHLQIEAMKLAFADVYRYVADPRSMEVTPEQMLDDAYLKSRAKLIDPKRATQFGFGMPKAGGTIYLSAADERGMMVSFIQSNYMGFGSGCVVPEMGISLQNRGCGFSMDPKSPNVVAGGKRPFHTIIPAFLTQQVDGRQEAVMSFGVMGGDMQPQGHLQTVVRMLDYGQQPQAACDAPRWKVNRDFTIDIESTLDPRTARELQGLGHTIKSIDDPYMDFGSGQFIWRLDRNEPDRGYVAASDSRRDGLAAGF